From the Pirellulales bacterium genome, one window contains:
- a CDS encoding transcriptional repressor, with the protein MRSTAARVAVLQQLAAATQPTSHADVVAKLEDFGFDQSTIFRSLQELAEAGLVSRLDLGDQVRRFELRHETGDDRLEHPHFMCIDCGKVSCLDDFSFRLAPSRGPRRDQLGEITEVLLKGHCGTCLGK; encoded by the coding sequence ATGCGCAGCACGGCCGCCCGCGTGGCGGTGCTGCAGCAATTGGCGGCTGCGACGCAACCGACCAGTCACGCCGACGTGGTCGCAAAGCTCGAGGATTTCGGCTTCGACCAATCCACGATCTTCCGCTCGCTGCAGGAACTGGCCGAGGCGGGGTTGGTCAGTCGACTGGATCTGGGCGATCAGGTGCGCCGTTTCGAGCTTCGGCACGAAACGGGGGACGATCGGCTGGAGCATCCGCACTTCATGTGCATCGACTGCGGCAAGGTCTCGTGCCTCGACGATTTCTCGTTTCGTCTCGCCCCCAGCCGCGGACCGCGGCGTGATCAGTTGGGCGAAATCACCGAAGTGCTCCTCAAGGGTCACTGCGGGACTTGCCTCGGCAAATAG
- a CDS encoding methyltransferase domain-containing protein, with the protein MPARNIVRFFAVLLALVGVVRTVGQTPQAPADAAAATVPADINAPFLARDIDVEEWVRRFEVESREIFRAYPTIVSRLKLQPGERIADVGAGTGLFIESFSRGVGPDGWVYAIEIAPTFLERIGAMAEIRGLTNVTPVLAAQDDVRLPPDSIDVAFICDVYHHFEQPQASLASLRRALKPGGRLVVIDFERIAGVSREWTFEHVRAGKEVFRSEIEAAGFRFKEEVLVREFKENYFLVFGNP; encoded by the coding sequence ATGCCAGCACGGAATATTGTGCGATTTTTCGCCGTCCTGCTCGCCTTGGTCGGAGTCGTTCGCACCGTCGGGCAAACGCCCCAGGCGCCCGCCGACGCCGCTGCGGCGACCGTCCCGGCGGACATCAACGCCCCGTTTCTGGCCCGAGACATCGACGTCGAGGAGTGGGTGCGGCGGTTCGAGGTCGAGAGCCGCGAGATCTTCCGCGCCTATCCGACGATCGTCTCGCGACTCAAGCTGCAGCCGGGAGAACGAATCGCCGACGTCGGCGCCGGCACGGGGCTGTTCATCGAATCCTTCTCACGCGGGGTCGGTCCCGACGGTTGGGTCTACGCGATCGAAATCGCCCCCACGTTCCTCGAACGAATCGGCGCCATGGCCGAGATCCGCGGGCTGACGAACGTGACGCCCGTCCTCGCCGCGCAGGACGACGTCCGTTTGCCTCCCGACAGCATCGACGTCGCCTTCATTTGCGACGTCTATCACCATTTCGAGCAACCGCAGGCGTCGCTGGCCTCGTTGCGGCGGGCGCTCAAGCCGGGCGGTCGGCTGGTGGTGATCGATTTCGAGCGCATTGCCGGAGTCTCGCGCGAGTGGACGTTCGAGCACGTCCGCGCCGGCAAGGAGGTCTTTCGCAGCGAGATTGAAGCGGCCGGCTTTCGCTTCAAGGAAGAGGTTCTCGTCCGCGAGTTCAAAGAGAATTACTTCCTTGTCTTTGGCAATCCGTGA
- a CDS encoding GTP-binding protein: protein MSASLPDLPRLLPVTVLSGFLGAGKTTVLNHVLANRDGLRAAVIVNDMSEINVDAALVRGGQAALSRSEEKLVAMTNGCICCTLREDLLKEVARLADEGRFDCLLIESTGVSEPMPVAETFTFADEQGRRLGDVARLDTMVTVVDACNFLTDFGSIDDLADRRIGLGEEDRRNVVDLLVDQIEFADMLLLNKCDLVSEDELTALEGVLRNLNPRAEVIRTVRGRIEPRRLLDTGRFDLESAGAQPGWLEVPRGAEEPETDEYGITSFAYRARRPFHPQRLWEQLDREDGVLAGVIRSKGFLWIASRHDWAYSWSQAGVSVQLNPVGTWWDAADECEWPEDPELVAEIRSDFAGPYGDRRQELVFIGIEMDRVVIESCLEGCLLTDEEFAAGPDGWSRFVDPLPAIETASDDDTIVMDESPAEPPAAFRDGDQSRN, encoded by the coding sequence ATGTCCGCCTCTCTCCCCGACTTGCCCCGACTCCTCCCCGTCACGGTCCTCTCCGGCTTTCTCGGGGCAGGCAAGACGACTGTTCTCAACCACGTCTTGGCGAATCGAGACGGTCTTCGCGCGGCCGTCATCGTCAACGACATGAGCGAGATCAACGTCGACGCCGCTCTGGTCCGCGGCGGTCAGGCGGCTCTCAGCCGTTCGGAAGAAAAGCTCGTGGCCATGACCAACGGTTGCATTTGCTGCACGCTCCGCGAAGACCTTCTCAAGGAAGTCGCCCGCCTGGCCGACGAGGGACGGTTCGACTGCCTGCTGATCGAATCGACGGGCGTCAGCGAGCCGATGCCGGTCGCCGAAACGTTCACGTTCGCCGACGAGCAGGGGCGTCGCCTCGGCGACGTCGCCCGACTCGACACGATGGTCACCGTCGTCGACGCCTGCAACTTCCTGACAGACTTCGGAAGCATCGACGATTTGGCCGATCGCCGAATCGGACTAGGGGAAGAGGATCGACGCAACGTCGTCGATCTGTTGGTGGATCAGATCGAATTCGCCGACATGCTCCTGCTCAACAAATGCGACCTCGTCTCCGAGGACGAGTTGACCGCCCTCGAGGGAGTGCTCCGCAATCTCAACCCCCGAGCGGAGGTGATCCGCACGGTACGCGGACGCATCGAGCCGCGACGGCTGCTCGACACGGGACGGTTCGACCTCGAATCCGCCGGCGCCCAGCCGGGTTGGCTCGAGGTTCCCCGCGGCGCGGAGGAGCCCGAAACCGACGAGTACGGCATCACGAGCTTCGCGTATCGGGCCCGGCGGCCGTTTCATCCGCAGCGTCTCTGGGAACAGCTCGATCGCGAGGACGGAGTGCTGGCCGGGGTGATCCGCTCGAAGGGGTTCCTCTGGATCGCCTCGCGGCATGATTGGGCTTACTCGTGGTCCCAAGCCGGCGTGTCGGTGCAACTCAACCCGGTCGGCACTTGGTGGGACGCGGCCGACGAGTGCGAGTGGCCGGAGGATCCGGAACTCGTCGCCGAAATCCGCAGCGATTTCGCCGGTCCGTACGGCGATCGACGCCAGGAACTTGTGTTCATCGGCATCGAGATGGACCGAGTCGTCATCGAGAGCTGCCTAGAAGGCTGTCTGCTGACCGACGAGGAATTCGCCGCCGGGCCGGACGGGTGGAGTCGCTTCGTCGACCCTCTGCCGGCCATCGAGACGGCCAGCGACGACGACACGATCGTCATGGACGAGTCGCCGGCCGAACCGCCCGCCGCTTTTCGCGACGGCGATCAATCGCGGAACTGA